In Vigna angularis cultivar LongXiaoDou No.4 chromosome 8, ASM1680809v1, whole genome shotgun sequence, one DNA window encodes the following:
- the LOC108345893 gene encoding probable ADP-ribosylation factor GTPase-activating protein AGD14, with product MGSRKEEEKNEKIIRGLMKLPPNRRCINCNSLGPQYVCTSFWTFICMTCSGIHREFTHRVKSVSMAKFTSQEVDALQIGGNQRAREIYLKNWDFQRQRLPDNSNVDKVREFIKSVYVDGRYAAVKSSEKPPRDAQSPGIHEDEVRRASSYHSFSQSPPYDYQYEDRKYGKQAAALTRKPGSDKARYEGKISSIIYSPGRFSDHAYDDRFANEGSGPRISDFSVFSGGEQFKSDVQSPNSYKDIKISSPSYQRRSGSSSSEDVWYHARNASLENNVNAKRDGNGFRPPQITASEQSGDNKISSLRSYNSGSLVDFFSEPVQPSEPLQNKAFGIPRPPGPTRSVSMDLSKAPFESAAAASQAPTVDLFQSSFSSAVPFFNDNQLPQASQPASIEFFADLSEKPSTVNSNEKALDLSVPKNEGWATFDMPQSTSSTAQMEIPATVPLSAKSLQERFDPFSTSNANTQWPSFEFSSGSIHSSLTSNLWNDGVWNSEEQVSAISANTQPWNAFEDSGGHHPVDALSQGLQLHNFPSADNQILGLRESEGSKSDGVKGIVPVDAFENHDIPSHVNDSEYPPSMLPSMGDIEPIGTKCKSTNPFDFPDESDVAHNNMFLDMSSLQDALPDSLFPTSFHNGIAESWLPQNTVTPFISSSGEGGLSFMAVQSPGSQIQNIQTPEPVASFGGNPFA from the exons ATGGGAAGcagaaaggaagaagagaagaatgaGAAAATTATCAGAGGTCTCATGAAGCTTCCCCCAAATCGAAGATGTATCAACTGCAACAGCTTG GGACCACAATATGTATGTACAAGTTTTTGGACTTTCATTTGCATGACATGCAGTGGAATACA TCGTGAGTTTACTCATCGTGTGAAGTCTGTCTCAATGGCAAAGTTCACTTCGCAAGAAGTCGATGCTCTTCAAATTGGGGGTAACCAG CGTGCAAGGGAAATATACTTGAAAAATTGGGACTTCCAAAGGCAGCGGTTGCCAGATAACAG CAATGTTGATAAAGTAAGGGAATTTATAAAGAGTGTATATGTGGATGGAAGATATGCTGCAGTGAAGTCTTCAGAAAAGCCCCCAAGAGATGCACAG AGCCCTGGAATTCATGAAGATGAGGTTAGGCGTGCCAGTTCTTATCATTCATTTTCTCAAAGTCCTCCATATGATTATCAGTATGAGGATCGGAAGTATGGAAAACAAGCAGCTGCACTCACCAGGAAGCCTGGTTCAGATAAAGCTCGATATGAAGGGAAAATATCTAGTATTATCTACAGTCCTGGCCGCTTCAGTGATCATGCATATGATGACAGATTTGCAAATGAAGGATCTGGTCCAAGAATTTCTGACTTTTCTGTTTTTAGTGGTGGCGAACAATTCAAATCTGATGTTCAGTCTCCCAATTCCTATAAAGATATTAAGATTAGCAGTCCATCCTATCAAAGGCGCTCTGGTTCCAGTTCGAGTGAAGATGTGTGGTACCACGCAAGAAATGCATCTCTGGAAAATAATGTCAATGCCAAGAGAGATGGAAATGGATTTCGTCCTCCACAG ATAACTGCATCAGAACAATCAGGAGACAACAAAATTTCATCCTTGAGATCTTATAATTCTGGCAGTTTAGTTGATTTTTTCTCTGAACCAGTTCAACCTTCAGAACCACTTCAGAATAAAGCATTTGGCATCCCACGACCACCTGGTCCTACAAGATCTGTTAGCATGGACCTCTCCAAGGCACCATTTGAATCAGCAGCAGCGGCATCTCAAGCTCCAACAGTGGATCTGTTTCAATCATCCTTTTCATCTGCAGTTCCATTTTtcaatgacaatcaacttcctCAAGCATCCCAACCTGCATCCATTGAATTTTTTGCGGATCTCTCTGAGAAGCCTTCCACTGTAAACTCAAATGAAAAGGCACTGGATTTATCTGTCCCTAAAAATGAAGGATGGGCAACTTTTGACATGCCTCAGAGCACCTCATCCACTGCACAAATGGAAATTCCAGCTACTGTACCCTTAAGTGCTAAATCTTTACAAGAAAGATTTGATCCGTTTTCCACTTCAAATGCAAACACACAATGGCCATCTTTTGAATTTTCAAGTGGCAGTATACATTCTTCACTTACATCTAATTTATGGAATGATGGTGTGTGGAATAGTGAAGAACAAGTTTCCGCTATATCAGCAAACACTCAA CCATGGAATGCATTTGAAGATTCTGGTGGCCATCATCCTGTGGATGCCCTAAGTCAAGGATTACAATTGCACAATTTTCCCTCAGCTGATAATCAAATTTTGGGATTAAGAGAGTCTGAG GGGTCCAAAAGTGATGGCGTTAAAGGCATTGTCCCGGTTGATGCATTTGAAAATCATGACATCCCATCGCATGTCAATGATTCAGAATATCCACCATCCATGCTTCCTTCAATG ggAGACATTGAACCTATTGGAACGAAATGTAAATCAACTAATCCATTTGATTTTCCTGATGAATCTGATGTAGCTCACAACAATATG TTTCTTGATATGAGCTCTTTGCAAGATGCACTGCCAGATTCCCTGTTTCCAACCTCCTTCCATAATGGTATAGCTGAATCTTGGCTTCCCCAAAACACGGTGACCCCTTTTATTTCCTCTTCTGGAGAAG GTGGTTTGTCATTCATGGCTGTGCAATCACCAGGTTCTCAAATACA GAACATCCAGACACCAGAACCAGTTGCTTCATTTGGGGGAAATCCTTTTGCATAG